From the Devosia sp. FJ2-5-3 genome, the window GGGCGTATCGGCAAGGTGATGGGCCAGATCAAGCGCATGGGCAATGAATTCCAGCGCGAAATCAACCGTTCCACCGGCCTCGATGAGGTCCGCAATCTGCGCAATTCGATCACGGAGCCGCTGAAAAAGTCGGCCGACGAAATCCGTCGCGAATTCAACGCGATGACGCCTGCCGGGCCAAAGCCCAGCGGGGTGATCAAGCCCGCCGATCCGAAGGCCGAGAGCGTGGTGGACGAACTGCGCAATGCCGCCGGCATGCCCCCGGCGCCCAAGAAAACCAATGATGAAATCGCGGCCGAGGCCGGCTTTAAGCCGACGCAGCCGATCAAGGCCGCGCAGGTGACCCCGGCACCCAGCGCCACGCCGGCACCCACCGCGCCCGTCGTCGCCAGCGATCTGCCGACGGTCGGGGCCAGCGTTCCCGTGCCGCCGCCGGCTCCGGCGAGTGTGAAGCCGCGTGCGCCGCTCAAGAGTGCCGCGACCGCATCGGACGACAATGCCGTTATTCCGGCGGCCAAGAAGCCGCGGGCATCGCGGGCCAAAGCTGCGAACCCGGCGGAAGTCGTCGCCACTGAAAAGCCGGCCGCAAAGCCTCGCGCTCCCCGCAAGAAGCCGACTGATCCGGCAGAGAAGAATTGACGATGGCTGAGGTAAAGTCCCAGATCACGGACAAGAGCAAGGACGTCGAGGACGAGCTCGCAGGGAGCGAGGCGCCTCTGCTCGAACATCTGATCGAGCTGCGCAAGCGCCTGATCCGCTGCGCCATCGCCATCGTCGTGCTGATGGTCGTGTGCTTCCTGCTGGCCGGCAATATCTTCGATATCCTGCTCAACCCCTATCGGTCGATCTATGCCGATCCGGGCGACATGCAGCTGATCTATACGGCCCCGCAGGAATTCTTCTTCACCCAGCTCAATCTGGCCCTGTTTGGCGCCATTTTCCTCGGCTTCCCCTATCTGGCGACCCAGATCTACGGCTTCATGGCCCCGGGTCTCTATAAGCATGAGCGCCGGGCGCTGGTGCCCTACCTGGTCGCGACCCCCGTTTTCTTCCTGATGGGTGCGCTGATGGTCTATTTCGTCGTACTGCCCATGGCGCTAGGGTTCTTCGCCGGCATGCAGACCGACGAGATCAAGCTTCTCGCCAAGGTGTCCGAATATCTCGGGCTTGCGATGACGCTGATCCTGGCCTTTGGCGTCTGCTTCCAGCTGCCGGTCGTGCTGACGCTTCTGGCCCAGATCGACCTGATCAATGTCGATCAGCTCAAGAAGGGCCGGCGCTATGCGATCGTGGGCATATTGATCGTCGCCGCCTTCATCACCCCGCCCGATCCGATTTCGCAGATCGGTCTTGCGCTGCCGATGTATGGACTTTACGAACTCTCCATTCTTTCGGTCCGGTGGATTCAGAGACGGCGTGAAGCCGCGCTCGCCGCCCAGGAAAAAGAGCTCAACGGCTCATCCTCCGAATAGCTGTGCCGCGCCAAGCGGGCACAGCACATTGTGCCCGTGGCGCTCGCAGGCGTGCCCCGGGTCTTGAACCCTTCGACCTGCGTCCAACCAGAGGCGGGCAGGGGCCCGTGAGCACCGATGTTCGATATCAAGTGGATCAGAGACAATCCTGACGCCTTCGACAAGGCCATGTCGCAGCGCAAGAACGTGTCCGTCCGCTCTTCCGATCTCATCGCCATCGACGAGCGCCGCCGCCAGATCATCGTGCGTCTCAACGAGGCGCAGGAAAAGCGCAACGCCTTTTCCAAGCAGATCGGCCAGGCCAAGGCCCAGAAGGACGAGGCCAAGGCCGCCGAGCTGATGGCGGAAGTCGCCAAGCTCAAGGAGTTCATCCCGAGCGGTGAAGCCGAAGAGCGGGCTGTCGAAAAGGAACTGCGCGACATCCTGTCGGCTTTGCCCAACATGGCGTTCGACGACGTGCCCGAGGGCGACGACGAGAGCGACAATGTCGAATATTTCGGCCAGAACGGTTCTGCCGAGACTGCTGCAAAAGTGCGCCCGGCCAAGCCGAGTTTCGGCTTCGCGCCGAAGGAGCATTTCGACATCGGCGTCGTTGAAAAGAACATGGATTTTGAAACCGCAGCCAAGCTATCGGGCAGCCGGTTCGTGGTGCTCAAGGGGCAGATCGCCCGTCTGGAGCGCGCCCTTGGGCAGTTCATGCTCGATCTGCACACGACCGAACACGGCTATCTCGAAGTGCAGCCGCCGGTCCTCGTGCGCGACGACGCGCTGTTCGGCACCGGACAGTTGCCCAAGTTCGAGGAAGATCTGTTCTTCACGCCGCATGGCGATGGTCGACTTGCGCTGATCCCGACGGCCGAAGTGCCGATGACCAATTTCGTACGAGAATCCATTCTCTCCGAGGAAGAACTGCCGCTGCGCTTTACTGCGCTGACGCCGTGCTTCCGCTCCGAGGCCGGTTCCGCCGGTCGCGATACGCGCGGCATGCTGCGCCAGCATCAGTTCAACAAGGTCGAGCTGGTCGCCATCACGACGGCGGAAGAAGCCGAGAACGAGCATGAGCGCATGCTCGCCGCTGCCGAAGCGGTGTTGCAGAAGCTGGGCCTCCACTATCGGGTGATGAAGCTCTGCACTGGTGACATGGGCTTTGGCGCCCGCCGCACCTATGACATGGAAGTGTGGCTGCCGGGGCAGGACACTTATCGCGAGATTTCGTCCGTGTCGGTCTGCGGGGATTTCCAGGCCCGCCGCATGGAAGCCCGCTATCGCCCGTCCGGCGAGAAACAGGCGCCGCGCTATGTTCACACGCTGAACGGCTCGGGTACGGCTGTCGGCCGGTGCCTCATCGCGGTGCTCGAAAACTATCAGCAGGAAGACGGCTCCGTGCTGGTTCCTGAAGTGCTGCAGCCCTATATGGGCGGCCTCACCGTCATCGGGAGCAAATAGACCATGCGCATCCTCATCACCAATGACGATGGTGTGGATGCGCCCGGCATCGCCATCATGGCGCAGATTGCCCAGTCGCTGTCCGACGATGTCTGGATCGTGGCGCCCGACGGCAATCAATCGGGCGCCAGCCACCGTTTTACGCTCGGTCGGGAACTCTCGCTCGAGGAACGCGGACCGCGCCGCTTTGCTGTGATCGGCGGCTCGCCCGCCGATTGCGTCGTCGTGGGGATGACCCATCTTCTCGGCGACAAGCCGGCCGATCTGGTCCTGTCCGGCGTCAATGCGGGGCAGAATCTCGGCGATATCGTCAATTGCTCCGGCACGGCCGCGGGTGCTCGCGAGGGTGCCCTCCAGGGCGCCATCGGCATCGCCATGAGCCAGGCGATGAATTACGAGGTGAGCCGCACAGTCGACTGGTCCAATGCCAGCCGGTTCGGAGCGGCGACAGTGAAGGCAATCCTGGCGGCCAAGGGCGGGCACGACGTGTTCTACAACGTCAATTTCCCGTTCTGCGCACCTGAAGAGGTGGCGGGCATTGCAGCCGTTGCCCATCAGCGGTTCTCGCGCTCGCCGTTCCGCTATTATCCGAGCGACAATGAAGGAAAATTCTTCGTCGCCATTCCCGAAACGCCGATGCCGCTCGATCCGGAAGCCGATTTCGAAGTGCTGCGCCGGGGTAATCGGATCACGGTGACGCCGTTCGGTCTGCAGCAGAGCCATGACGCGGCGCTCGACCGGCTGGGGACGATCGCGCTCAAGGGACGCTAGG encodes:
- the tatB gene encoding Sec-independent protein translocase protein TatB, translated to MLGLGWTEMLVIGVVALIFIGPKDLPIVMGRIGKVMGQIKRMGNEFQREINRSTGLDEVRNLRNSITEPLKKSADEIRREFNAMTPAGPKPSGVIKPADPKAESVVDELRNAAGMPPAPKKTNDEIAAEAGFKPTQPIKAAQVTPAPSATPAPTAPVVASDLPTVGASVPVPPPAPASVKPRAPLKSAATASDDNAVIPAAKKPRASRAKAANPAEVVATEKPAAKPRAPRKKPTDPAEKN
- the tatC gene encoding twin-arginine translocase subunit TatC, with the protein product MAEVKSQITDKSKDVEDELAGSEAPLLEHLIELRKRLIRCAIAIVVLMVVCFLLAGNIFDILLNPYRSIYADPGDMQLIYTAPQEFFFTQLNLALFGAIFLGFPYLATQIYGFMAPGLYKHERRALVPYLVATPVFFLMGALMVYFVVLPMALGFFAGMQTDEIKLLAKVSEYLGLAMTLILAFGVCFQLPVVLTLLAQIDLINVDQLKKGRRYAIVGILIVAAFITPPDPISQIGLALPMYGLYELSILSVRWIQRRREAALAAQEKELNGSSSE
- the serS gene encoding serine--tRNA ligase; the encoded protein is MFDIKWIRDNPDAFDKAMSQRKNVSVRSSDLIAIDERRRQIIVRLNEAQEKRNAFSKQIGQAKAQKDEAKAAELMAEVAKLKEFIPSGEAEERAVEKELRDILSALPNMAFDDVPEGDDESDNVEYFGQNGSAETAAKVRPAKPSFGFAPKEHFDIGVVEKNMDFETAAKLSGSRFVVLKGQIARLERALGQFMLDLHTTEHGYLEVQPPVLVRDDALFGTGQLPKFEEDLFFTPHGDGRLALIPTAEVPMTNFVRESILSEEELPLRFTALTPCFRSEAGSAGRDTRGMLRQHQFNKVELVAITTAEEAENEHERMLAAAEAVLQKLGLHYRVMKLCTGDMGFGARRTYDMEVWLPGQDTYREISSVSVCGDFQARRMEARYRPSGEKQAPRYVHTLNGSGTAVGRCLIAVLENYQQEDGSVLVPEVLQPYMGGLTVIGSK
- the surE gene encoding 5'/3'-nucleotidase SurE, giving the protein MRILITNDDGVDAPGIAIMAQIAQSLSDDVWIVAPDGNQSGASHRFTLGRELSLEERGPRRFAVIGGSPADCVVVGMTHLLGDKPADLVLSGVNAGQNLGDIVNCSGTAAGAREGALQGAIGIAMSQAMNYEVSRTVDWSNASRFGAATVKAILAAKGGHDVFYNVNFPFCAPEEVAGIAAVAHQRFSRSPFRYYPSDNEGKFFVAIPETPMPLDPEADFEVLRRGNRITVTPFGLQQSHDAALDRLGTIALKGR